The following proteins are co-located in the Diorhabda carinulata isolate Delta chromosome 4, icDioCari1.1, whole genome shotgun sequence genome:
- the LOC130892803 gene encoding mastermind-like protein 2 isoform X2, protein MRIFAFIPLLLCGGVFIAETTARRVRLEQSDEDDQETVSYYAAEPQEDQRQVVLVSSADRYNGLYGQQAASPRSIESNYIPRGSARANEGRTKESKAPPVQTIRNYNKVNDDGSFTFGYEAADGSFKEETRGTDCVVRGKYGYVDPDGNKREFTYVSGNPCDPNAPKEEDENDKETEAENENVPQNYPTRPIQQIRRPSINQTPKPPVTLFQNNYSHDEEEEPEPEQLLRVTPQPQYVSQPTEDSELDRPSYRQQVISSTTPSSVIYRTSSHPVTITPRPINTTPTQRPQLPATTYRPQLVQVNVTPRPNPLLYTKQIQSTLQPAISPEKNDFEAEFQRFQQENNIVSPTPTPFTVRTTTAKPQSSAHPGQIYSSALVFDPSSGQYNNQIYQSLPQSDGDFLLKQRIQPYVQRPRPQVLNIQQLQQQSPLYSQTVRTQPVPQAAYQAQQSEIQFQNSAQLFAQQQQARRQQEQQQQQQQQHSQRQQVRPHSQQLYYLQPSEGGLASSQLDAFLRGHNIQF, encoded by the exons tttatACCACTCCTGTTATGCGGAGGAGTATTTATTGCTGAGACAACAGCTAGAAGAGTGCGATTAGAACAATCCGATGAAGATGATCAAGAAACAGTTAGTTATTATGCTGCAGAACCTCAAGAAGATCAAAGACAGGTTGTTTTAGTATCTTCAGCAGACAGATATAATG GTCTATATGGACAACAAGCAGCTTCTCCAAGAAGTATCGAGAGTAATTACATACCACGAGGTTCTGCCAGAGCCAATGAAGGTAGAACTAAGGAGTCCAAGGCACCGCCAGTACAAACTATTAGAAATTACAACAAAGTCAACGATGACGGTTCTTTTACTTTTGGATATGAAGCCGCTGATGGGAGTTTTAAAGAAGAAACAAGAG GTACTGACTGTGTGGTGAGAGGTAAATACGGTTACGTCGATCCTGATGGAAACAAAAGAGAGTTCACTTACGTTTCCGGTAACCCTTGCGACCCAAACGCTCCAAAGGAAGAGGACGAAAACGACAAGGAAACTGAAGCTGAGAACGAAAATGTTCCACAAAATTATCCTACTAGACCTATTCAACAAATTCGAAGACCTTCGATTAATCAAACACCTAAGCCACCAGTAACTTTGTTCCAAAATAACTACTCACATGACGAAGAAGAAGAGCCAGAGCCAGAACAGTTATTAAGAGTTACTCCACAACCACAG TATGTATCTCAACCTACAGAAGATTCAGAGCTCGATAGGCCAAGCTATCGCCAACAAGTTATCTCTAGCACCACGCCTTCTTCGGTAATTTATAGAACCTCTTCTCATCCAGTGACAATAACCCCAAGGCCAATAAATACCACTCCTACTCAAAGACCACAACTTCCAGCTACTACCTATAGGCCACAACTAGTACAAGTGAATGTAACTCCAAGACCAAATCCATTGTTATACACGAAACAGATACAG TCAACTTTACAACCAGCAATTTCACCAGAAAAAAATGACTTCGAAGCCGAGTTCCAGAGATTCCAACAAGAGAATAACATCGTTTCCCCGACTCCTACACCATTCACTGTTAGAACCACAACAGCTAAACCTCAATCTTCAGCTCACCCAG gTCAGATTTACTCAAGCGCTTTAGTATTCGATCCTTCCAGTGGACAGTACAACAACCAAATATATCAATCTCTACCTCAATCCGACGGCGATTTCTTGTTGAAACAAAGAATACAACCTTACGTACAGAGACCTCGTCCACAGGTTTTAAATATTCAGCAACTACAACAACAAAGTCCTTTGTATTCTCAAACAGTCAGAACTCAACCCGTACCTCAg GCTGCCTATCAAGCACAACAGTCGGAGATACAGTTTCAAAATTCAGCTCAACTATTTGCTCAGCAACAACAAGCTAGACGGCAACAAGAGCAGcagcaacaacaacaacaacagcaTTCGCAGAGACAGCAAGTCAGGCCACATTCTCAACAACTTTACTACCTTCAACCCTCTGAAGGAGGATTAGCGTCAAGTCAGCTAGACGCGTTCCTTAGGGGTCACAATATTCAGTTTTAG
- the LOC130892803 gene encoding putative uncharacterized protein DDB_G0268364 isoform X1: protein MRIFAFIPLLLCGGVFIAETTARRVRLEQSDEDDQETVSYYAAEPQEDQRQVVLVSSADRYNGLYGQQAASPRSIESNYIPRGSARANEGRTKESKAPPVQTIRNYNKVNDDGSFTFGYEAADGSFKEETRGTDCVVRGKYGYVDPDGNKREFTYVSGNPCDPNAPKEEDENDKETEAENENVPQNYPTRPIQQIRRPSINQTPKPPVTLFQNNYSHDEEEEPEPEQLLRVTPQPQHVRRPTYISRPQYVSQPTEDSELDRPSYRQQVISSTTPSSVIYRTSSHPVTITPRPINTTPTQRPQLPATTYRPQLVQVNVTPRPNPLLYTKQIQSTLQPAISPEKNDFEAEFQRFQQENNIVSPTPTPFTVRTTTAKPQSSAHPGQIYSSALVFDPSSGQYNNQIYQSLPQSDGDFLLKQRIQPYVQRPRPQVLNIQQLQQQSPLYSQTVRTQPVPQAAYQAQQSEIQFQNSAQLFAQQQQARRQQEQQQQQQQQHSQRQQVRPHSQQLYYLQPSEGGLASSQLDAFLRGHNIQF, encoded by the exons tttatACCACTCCTGTTATGCGGAGGAGTATTTATTGCTGAGACAACAGCTAGAAGAGTGCGATTAGAACAATCCGATGAAGATGATCAAGAAACAGTTAGTTATTATGCTGCAGAACCTCAAGAAGATCAAAGACAGGTTGTTTTAGTATCTTCAGCAGACAGATATAATG GTCTATATGGACAACAAGCAGCTTCTCCAAGAAGTATCGAGAGTAATTACATACCACGAGGTTCTGCCAGAGCCAATGAAGGTAGAACTAAGGAGTCCAAGGCACCGCCAGTACAAACTATTAGAAATTACAACAAAGTCAACGATGACGGTTCTTTTACTTTTGGATATGAAGCCGCTGATGGGAGTTTTAAAGAAGAAACAAGAG GTACTGACTGTGTGGTGAGAGGTAAATACGGTTACGTCGATCCTGATGGAAACAAAAGAGAGTTCACTTACGTTTCCGGTAACCCTTGCGACCCAAACGCTCCAAAGGAAGAGGACGAAAACGACAAGGAAACTGAAGCTGAGAACGAAAATGTTCCACAAAATTATCCTACTAGACCTATTCAACAAATTCGAAGACCTTCGATTAATCAAACACCTAAGCCACCAGTAACTTTGTTCCAAAATAACTACTCACATGACGAAGAAGAAGAGCCAGAGCCAGAACAGTTATTAAGAGTTACTCCACAACCACAG cATGTTCGTCGTCCAACTTATATTTCCCGTCCCCAGTATGTATCTCAACCTACAGAAGATTCAGAGCTCGATAGGCCAAGCTATCGCCAACAAGTTATCTCTAGCACCACGCCTTCTTCGGTAATTTATAGAACCTCTTCTCATCCAGTGACAATAACCCCAAGGCCAATAAATACCACTCCTACTCAAAGACCACAACTTCCAGCTACTACCTATAGGCCACAACTAGTACAAGTGAATGTAACTCCAAGACCAAATCCATTGTTATACACGAAACAGATACAG TCAACTTTACAACCAGCAATTTCACCAGAAAAAAATGACTTCGAAGCCGAGTTCCAGAGATTCCAACAAGAGAATAACATCGTTTCCCCGACTCCTACACCATTCACTGTTAGAACCACAACAGCTAAACCTCAATCTTCAGCTCACCCAG gTCAGATTTACTCAAGCGCTTTAGTATTCGATCCTTCCAGTGGACAGTACAACAACCAAATATATCAATCTCTACCTCAATCCGACGGCGATTTCTTGTTGAAACAAAGAATACAACCTTACGTACAGAGACCTCGTCCACAGGTTTTAAATATTCAGCAACTACAACAACAAAGTCCTTTGTATTCTCAAACAGTCAGAACTCAACCCGTACCTCAg GCTGCCTATCAAGCACAACAGTCGGAGATACAGTTTCAAAATTCAGCTCAACTATTTGCTCAGCAACAACAAGCTAGACGGCAACAAGAGCAGcagcaacaacaacaacaacagcaTTCGCAGAGACAGCAAGTCAGGCCACATTCTCAACAACTTTACTACCTTCAACCCTCTGAAGGAGGATTAGCGTCAAGTCAGCTAGACGCGTTCCTTAGGGGTCACAATATTCAGTTTTAG